The genomic stretch TCCGGCTGGCGGCGCTGGTCGCCGAGCGGGCCGTCGTCCACGGCGAGGTGACGCTGGCCTCGGGCGCGACCGCCGACTACTACGTCGACCTGCGCCGGGTCACCCTCGACGCCGAGGTCGCCCCCCTGGTCGGCGAGGTCATGCTCGACCTCGTCGCGGACCTCGACGTCGACGCGGTCGGCGGGCTCACCCTCGGCGCCGACCCGGTCGCCACGGCCATGCTCCACACCGCCGCCGCGCGGGGACGTCGGCTCGACGCGTTCGTCGTCCGCAAGGCCGGCAAGGCGCACGGCCTCCAGCGGCGCATCGAGGGCCCGGACGTCGCGGGCCGGCGCGTGCTCGCCGTCG from Aquipuribacter hungaricus encodes the following:
- the pyrE gene encoding orotate phosphoribosyltransferase; amino-acid sequence: MTDSTSPDGASDVPAPTDARVRLAALVAERAVVHGEVTLASGATADYYVDLRRVTLDAEVAPLVGEVMLDLVADLDVDAVGGLTLGADPVATAMLHTAAARGRRLDAFVVRKAGKAHGLQRRIEGPDVAGRRVLAVEDTSTTGGSVLTAVEALREAGAEVVAVAVIVDRGTVAQEKVREAGLEYRYALGLADLGLG